A genomic segment from Alistipes senegalensis JC50 encodes:
- a CDS encoding DUF4906 domain-containing protein — protein sequence MKSKVILCMLLSGILFGSASCTRDDTDANQGPFGDGESLASLAVTFHSLSNVPLGKTRSLKGDAIAEITDVFVAWYREDGTLAGSSYHPGEQLKISDIPRKESPTEQTTQRADFECRIPYGRYRIYAAVNTGDLSTDPRYASQIAREADFRQITLTWDTDTKNNDQMSGYFTEGEPTPSAVRGEAPVITINSAKPALHAWVRRLASKVTISFDTTNLYENIYIHIKSARIHNIPRTCTLLDPNDETRIADPDEDVWIDGDTIEYGKGSDFNLWPRLTKGNNPLGGDPADREQLHANDARSLFFYENMQGKGKLKWQDVSGGNSQISYPDGNTPGKPGYRDDKPCGTYIEVEGFYISNTAENPGKGRIFYRFMLGKNADDDYNAERNFHYKLTMRFQGNANDVDWHIDYNEEPGIYVPNPYFISYLYDHSMMLPVKIKGKPVGNLKAEIIENDWRPYNAGEEFTYYRGEVYTMSGNPNGSPASNADLDNPKIKDGPWNGFLSLAATHINWIGRDVDYWKGYNYFYWKQKDFGDDLAQFSSVLLDNERGQSPRGYREYDISRDGTIDGGNDGDYIVSTDEAEGKTVLQIPCYTRALQLTDKTGFSGNNSYFSYRRSAKVRLTVQLEGLDEPAVDTVTIFQVRRIINPKGIYRRHDNDASFKVVLTHRQNEAATQYLPFESEGPWDATVEVGKEWIKINGVLGGSARGATGSEVQFTYQPDGTIPEDQCRFGIILVRYHNYSCYHRIFVRQGYAPAQIAGTAKWHCFNLCYENTEAKSPCEEGSLFRYGNIAQPIDAVNNVFDDFKDHATTEFKLAPASSGKTGTWTAVAGKTQITSRSHGSAGFSDLNQTIGNSVCHVATYDDFYTLQMNCQFAYGVLYGDASTETNFDVKEIYTHAYYNDSNKNKGMRGCFVYNPKGSLNSGGEGANLFFPVGVSGYGRRKNCAQEGGKFGVLRYATRGALYTSSDVHYRPMFYTISTNFGAIYWLNQKQNGISAWDINVSTYDFNQFENNAFLTGDWSTGGETETNISDACFVRLVE from the coding sequence ATGAAAAGCAAGGTGATACTCTGCATGCTGCTGAGCGGCATACTGTTCGGCTCCGCTTCCTGTACGCGCGATGACACAGATGCGAACCAGGGCCCTTTCGGCGACGGCGAAAGCCTCGCGTCGCTCGCCGTGACCTTCCATTCGCTGTCGAACGTCCCGCTCGGAAAGACCCGCAGCCTCAAAGGCGACGCGATCGCCGAAATCACCGATGTGTTCGTCGCCTGGTACCGCGAGGACGGCACGCTCGCCGGAAGCAGCTATCACCCCGGCGAACAGCTGAAAATCTCCGACATCCCGCGCAAAGAGAGCCCGACCGAACAGACCACGCAACGCGCCGACTTCGAATGCCGTATCCCCTACGGCCGCTACCGGATTTATGCCGCGGTCAATACGGGCGATCTCTCGACCGACCCCCGCTATGCCTCGCAGATCGCCCGGGAAGCCGATTTCCGGCAGATCACGCTGACCTGGGACACCGACACGAAGAACAACGACCAGATGTCGGGCTATTTCACGGAGGGCGAGCCGACGCCCAGCGCAGTCCGCGGCGAAGCCCCGGTCATTACGATCAACTCGGCCAAACCGGCGCTCCATGCGTGGGTTCGCCGCCTCGCATCGAAAGTCACCATATCGTTCGACACGACGAACCTCTACGAAAATATCTACATCCACATCAAATCGGCGCGGATTCACAACATCCCCCGCACCTGCACGCTGCTCGACCCCAACGATGAAACCCGGATCGCGGACCCCGACGAAGACGTTTGGATCGACGGCGATACGATCGAATACGGAAAGGGCAGCGACTTCAACCTGTGGCCGCGCCTGACCAAAGGCAACAATCCGCTGGGCGGCGATCCGGCCGACCGGGAGCAGCTGCATGCAAACGACGCCCGGTCGCTTTTCTTCTACGAGAACATGCAGGGCAAGGGGAAACTCAAATGGCAGGATGTTTCGGGCGGCAATTCGCAGATCTCCTACCCCGACGGGAACACCCCCGGCAAACCGGGATACCGCGACGATAAGCCATGCGGCACATACATCGAGGTCGAGGGATTCTACATCTCGAACACGGCGGAGAACCCCGGAAAAGGGCGGATTTTCTACCGCTTCATGCTCGGCAAGAACGCCGACGACGACTATAACGCCGAACGGAACTTCCACTACAAGCTCACGATGCGCTTTCAGGGCAACGCCAACGACGTGGACTGGCACATCGACTACAACGAAGAGCCCGGCATCTATGTCCCCAACCCCTATTTCATCTCCTACCTCTACGACCACTCGATGATGCTGCCCGTGAAGATCAAGGGCAAACCCGTGGGCAATCTGAAGGCCGAGATCATCGAAAACGACTGGAGGCCCTACAACGCCGGAGAGGAATTCACCTATTACCGCGGGGAAGTCTACACGATGAGCGGAAACCCGAACGGAAGCCCGGCGAGCAATGCCGATCTCGACAATCCCAAAATCAAGGACGGCCCGTGGAACGGATTCCTCTCGCTGGCCGCGACCCATATCAACTGGATCGGCCGGGACGTGGACTACTGGAAAGGATACAACTATTTCTATTGGAAGCAGAAGGATTTCGGAGACGACTTGGCGCAATTCAGCAGCGTGCTGCTCGACAACGAAAGAGGCCAATCGCCGCGCGGATACCGCGAATACGACATCTCCCGAGACGGAACGATCGACGGCGGGAACGACGGCGACTATATCGTTTCGACCGACGAAGCGGAAGGAAAAACCGTCCTTCAGATTCCATGTTATACCCGGGCATTGCAGTTGACGGACAAGACCGGATTCTCGGGCAACAACTCTTATTTCTCATACCGCCGCTCCGCAAAGGTAAGACTGACGGTCCAGCTGGAAGGACTCGACGAGCCCGCGGTGGATACCGTGACGATTTTCCAGGTCCGCCGCATCATCAACCCCAAGGGCATCTACCGCCGGCACGATAACGATGCGTCGTTCAAGGTGGTACTCACCCACCGCCAGAACGAGGCCGCGACCCAATACCTGCCTTTCGAATCGGAGGGTCCCTGGGACGCCACGGTCGAAGTCGGCAAAGAGTGGATAAAGATCAACGGTGTGCTGGGCGGTTCGGCACGGGGAGCCACCGGCTCCGAAGTCCAGTTCACCTATCAGCCCGACGGCACGATCCCCGAAGACCAATGCCGTTTCGGGATCATCCTGGTGCGTTACCACAACTATTCCTGCTACCACCGCATCTTCGTGCGCCAGGGATACGCCCCCGCCCAGATCGCAGGCACCGCCAAGTGGCACTGTTTCAATCTGTGCTACGAAAACACGGAAGCGAAGTCGCCGTGCGAGGAGGGATCGCTTTTCCGCTACGGCAACATCGCCCAGCCCATCGACGCGGTCAACAACGTGTTCGACGATTTCAAGGATCATGCGACGACCGAATTCAAACTCGCACCCGCAAGTTCGGGAAAGACCGGAACCTGGACCGCCGTCGCGGGAAAAACGCAGATAACGAGCCGGTCGCACGGCTCGGCCGGATTCAGCGACCTGAATCAGACCATCGGCAACAGCGTTTGTCACGTGGCCACATACGACGATTTCTACACGCTGCAAATGAACTGTCAGTTCGCCTACGGAGTGCTCTACGGCGACGCCTCCACCGAAACCAACTTCGATGTCAAGGAGATTTACACCCATGCCTACTACAACGACAGCAACAAAAACAAGGGCATGCGCGGCTGTTTCGTCTACAACCCCAAAGGCAGTCTGAATTCGGGCGGCGAAGGCGCCAACCTGTTCTTCCCGGTCGGAGTCTCCGGATACGGACGGCGCAAGAACTGCGCACAGGAGGGCGGCAAGTTCGGTGTATTGCGCTATGCCACCCGCGGAGCGCTCTATACCTCCTCGGATGTCCATTACCGCCCGATGTTCTACACCATCTCCACTAATTTCGGGGCGATCTACTGGCTCAACCAGAAACAGAACGGTATTTCGGCATGGGACATAAACGTGTCCACGTACGATTTCAACCAATTCGAAAACAATGCCTTTCTGACTGGCGACTGGAGTACAGGCGGGGAGACAGAGACAAATATAAGCGACGCCTGTTTCGTGCGTCTGGTGGAATAG
- a CDS encoding DUF3868 domain-containing protein, whose product MKRTVFLLSLLLGISPSLRAQEIDGVSVGNLKMDRNGEYLSVKMDIGLSKLDVESNRAVLLTPRLVNGPDSLDLSAIGVYGRRRYYYYVRNGASMLSGGGEMSYKAADRPEQVAYRVIVPYAAWMNGAALRLSRRDYGCCNAILAAQQGALGRFEEPVPYIPRPVYVHPMAESIKSRSLEGSAFIDFPVNQTVIRPDYRRNTAELSKIQATIDSVRNDRDVTITSVWLKGYASPESPWAHNRDLAIGRTAALKQHIRQLYRFDEGIIATDYEPEDWAGLRRYVEQSNLAHREEILGLIDSPIDPDAKEAKIKRTYPEEYDFLLKNCYPALRHTDYRISYTIRTFSDPEEIKRILLTQPQKLSLNEFYLAAQTCEPGTDAFNEIFETAVRMYPDDEVANLNAANSAMQKGDLKSAERYLQKAGESPEALYARGAYAMLTEEYETAAGYFRQAEKAGIREAGEALEELTKRNDE is encoded by the coding sequence ATGAAACGAACGGTTTTTCTTCTGTCGCTGCTGTTGGGAATAAGTCCGTCGCTCCGTGCGCAGGAAATCGACGGAGTTTCGGTCGGGAATCTGAAAATGGACCGCAACGGCGAATATCTGTCCGTGAAGATGGACATCGGCCTGTCGAAGCTGGATGTCGAAAGCAATCGCGCCGTGCTGCTGACGCCCCGGCTCGTGAACGGACCGGATTCGCTCGACCTCTCCGCCATCGGCGTCTACGGCCGGCGGCGCTACTACTATTACGTGCGCAACGGCGCGAGCATGCTTTCGGGCGGCGGCGAGATGAGCTATAAGGCTGCCGACAGGCCCGAACAGGTGGCCTACCGGGTCATCGTCCCCTACGCCGCATGGATGAACGGCGCGGCGCTGAGACTCTCCCGCCGGGATTACGGCTGCTGCAATGCGATACTCGCCGCACAGCAGGGAGCGCTGGGGCGTTTCGAGGAGCCCGTACCCTACATTCCCCGGCCGGTCTATGTGCATCCGATGGCCGAAAGCATAAAAAGCCGTTCGCTGGAGGGTTCCGCTTTCATCGACTTTCCGGTGAACCAAACGGTCATCCGTCCCGATTACCGCCGCAACACGGCCGAGCTGAGCAAGATTCAGGCGACCATCGATTCGGTGCGCAACGACCGCGACGTAACGATCACTTCGGTATGGCTCAAAGGATACGCCTCACCGGAAAGCCCCTGGGCGCACAACCGCGATCTGGCCATCGGGCGTACAGCGGCTCTGAAACAACATATCCGGCAGCTCTACCGCTTCGATGAAGGCATCATCGCCACCGACTACGAACCAGAGGACTGGGCGGGGCTCCGCCGCTACGTCGAACAGTCGAACCTCGCCCACCGCGAAGAGATACTCGGCCTGATCGACAGTCCCATCGACCCCGATGCCAAGGAGGCGAAGATCAAACGCACCTACCCCGAAGAATACGACTTCCTGCTGAAAAACTGCTACCCGGCCCTGCGCCATACGGACTACCGGATTTCCTACACGATCCGCACGTTCAGCGATCCGGAGGAGATCAAACGCATCCTGCTCACGCAGCCGCAGAAATTGAGCCTGAACGAATTCTACCTCGCCGCGCAGACCTGCGAACCGGGCACGGACGCGTTCAACGAAATATTCGAAACGGCCGTGCGCATGTATCCCGACGACGAGGTGGCGAACCTCAATGCGGCGAACAGCGCCATGCAGAAAGGCGATCTGAAGAGCGCCGAACGCTATCTGCAAAAAGCCGGGGAATCTCCCGAAGCCCTCTATGCGCGGGGCGCCTACGCCATGCTCACGGAGGAGTACGAAACGGCCGCCGGCTATTTCCGGCAAGCCGAAAAGGCGGGCATACGCGAAGCCGGGGAGGCGCTGGAAGAACTGACAAAAAGAAACGACGAATAA
- a CDS encoding DUF3575 domain-containing protein — MRIRILLLLCASLWAMSAQGQKAALKTNVLYDAFMNINVGMEVGLAPRWTLDITGDFNAWTLSHDRRWKHWIVQPEARLWFCDRFAGHFLGFHAHGGQYNAGGLKNGISFLGSDLSKLSDYRYQGWFVGAGAAYGYAWILGRHWNLEAEIGVGYAYTRYDRFRCVGCGKKLETDKSHHYVGPTKAAVNLVYVF; from the coding sequence ATGAGAATCAGGATTCTCCTTTTGCTATGCGCGTCTCTTTGGGCGATGAGCGCCCAAGGGCAGAAAGCGGCGCTGAAAACCAACGTGCTTTACGATGCGTTCATGAACATAAATGTAGGCATGGAGGTCGGTCTTGCTCCCCGGTGGACGCTGGACATCACGGGCGATTTCAACGCCTGGACGCTCTCCCACGACCGGCGCTGGAAACACTGGATCGTGCAGCCCGAGGCGCGGCTATGGTTCTGCGACCGGTTTGCGGGGCATTTCCTGGGTTTTCACGCCCACGGAGGGCAGTATAACGCCGGAGGGCTGAAAAACGGCATCTCATTTCTGGGGTCCGATCTCTCGAAACTCTCCGACTACCGCTATCAGGGCTGGTTCGTCGGCGCCGGAGCAGCCTACGGATATGCCTGGATACTGGGACGGCACTGGAACCTGGAAGCCGAGATCGGCGTGGGCTACGCATACACCCGATACGACCGGTTCCGCTGCGTAGGCTGCGGGAAAAAACTCGAAACGGATAAATCCCATCACTATGTGGGGCCGACCAAGGCGGCCGTCAACCTGGTTTACGTATTCTAA
- a CDS encoding IS982 family transposase — translation MTNERLCIFLVFSNLIASKLLSSNRRMHNFIEKFTKINDICKKFAGNRVNEHGNVSRRGVIPTFSDLEVIALSLTAEAFGYDSENNLFKRLAESPEHIPNLISRRQFNVRRKLTACLAEDIRRDIAKSIDGGENVFVIDSKPVKVCQLARAKRCVMGNDNPQSAPSKGFCASQQMYYYGYKLHAICGISGVIHSYDITAANVHDIHYLDDAKWDYHDCLMLGDKGYLSAEVQQDLFETAHIKLEVPYRLNQKNWRNPSWAYRRFRKRIETVFSQLNDQFMMVRNYAKQTGGLFTRTAAKIAAMTVLQYINFCNHRKIGLVKDALF, via the coding sequence ATGACAAATGAAAGGTTGTGCATATTTCTGGTTTTTAGTAACTTAATAGCATCCAAACTATTGAGTTCAAACCGTCGTATGCACAACTTCATCGAAAAATTCACAAAAATCAACGACATCTGCAAGAAATTTGCAGGAAATCGTGTAAATGAACATGGCAATGTATCTCGCCGTGGAGTTATTCCCACCTTTTCTGATTTGGAAGTTATAGCTCTTTCTCTTACAGCCGAAGCATTCGGTTATGACAGCGAGAACAACCTCTTTAAGAGATTGGCTGAATCTCCCGAACATATCCCTAACCTTATATCCAGAAGACAGTTCAACGTCCGTCGCAAACTCACGGCTTGTCTTGCAGAAGACATCCGCAGGGATATTGCCAAGAGCATAGACGGTGGGGAAAATGTCTTTGTGATAGACTCCAAGCCTGTCAAAGTATGCCAGCTGGCACGAGCCAAGCGTTGCGTTATGGGAAATGATAATCCGCAAAGCGCACCTTCCAAAGGCTTTTGCGCCTCCCAACAAATGTATTACTATGGGTATAAGCTCCACGCTATCTGTGGAATAAGTGGTGTTATTCACTCTTATGATATAACGGCTGCAAATGTTCATGATATACATTATCTGGATGATGCAAAGTGGGATTATCACGACTGTCTTATGCTTGGAGATAAGGGGTATTTAAGTGCTGAGGTGCAACAAGACCTTTTCGAAACGGCTCATATCAAGCTTGAAGTCCCGTATCGCTTGAACCAAAAGAATTGGAGAAATCCTTCGTGGGCTTACAGGCGTTTCAGGAAGCGAATCGAAACCGTTTTCTCTCAACTTAACGACCAATTCATGATGGTACGCAATTATGCAAAGCAGACAGGCGGACTGTTTACACGTACTGCCGCAAAAATCGCTGCTATGACCGTGCTGCAATACATCAACTTCTGTAACCATCGTAAAATTGGTCTTGTTAAAGATGCTTTATTTTAA
- a CDS encoding FimB/Mfa2 family fimbrial subunit: MDISSYIRTAVFKLLVLSVGGLALPGCDSVIYDGEGDCSVNYRVKFRYDMNLKFADAFASEVESVTLYLLDSDGRVAWQRTERGEALTKEDYAMTVDVAPGTYDLLAWCGSTDKGSFRIPESDSGKELTCTLKREKDSDGSAHMRDDLDRLYHGYLPDQNFGETEGTHTYVVPLVKNTNNVRVVLQQTSGAPLDEKRFSFRITAENGCMDWDNELLPDEPVTYHAWHKQSATAGTALPDFSGTVTSVNAVVAELTTARLTVRDKTAATAAAAVAAAEKLPEERKMRLTVLDNDTGKTVVSLPLVDYALLVKGEYRRNMDDQEFLDRMDEYNLVFVLDQNHHWVSMSINIHSWKLVWQNTNI; this comes from the coding sequence ATGGACATATCGTCTTACATACGCACGGCGGTTTTCAAACTGCTCGTGCTGTCCGTCGGCGGTCTGGCGCTGCCGGGCTGCGACAGCGTGATTTACGACGGCGAAGGCGACTGTTCGGTGAATTACCGGGTGAAGTTCCGCTACGACATGAACCTGAAATTCGCCGACGCATTCGCCAGCGAAGTCGAGTCGGTCACGCTCTATCTGCTCGACAGCGACGGCCGGGTGGCATGGCAGCGCACGGAACGGGGCGAAGCCCTCACGAAGGAGGACTACGCCATGACCGTGGATGTGGCACCGGGAACCTACGACCTGCTGGCGTGGTGCGGATCGACGGACAAAGGCTCGTTCCGGATTCCGGAATCGGACTCCGGGAAGGAACTGACCTGCACGCTGAAACGCGAAAAGGATTCCGACGGATCGGCACACATGCGCGATGACCTCGACCGGCTGTATCACGGTTATCTGCCGGATCAGAATTTCGGCGAGACGGAGGGGACCCACACCTATGTCGTGCCGCTCGTGAAGAACACCAACAACGTCCGCGTCGTCTTGCAGCAGACCTCGGGAGCTCCGCTCGACGAAAAGCGCTTTTCGTTCCGGATCACCGCCGAGAACGGGTGCATGGACTGGGACAACGAACTGCTGCCGGACGAACCCGTAACCTACCATGCCTGGCACAAGCAGTCGGCGACGGCCGGCACGGCACTTCCGGACTTTTCCGGCACCGTCACGTCGGTCAACGCCGTCGTCGCGGAACTGACCACCGCCCGGCTGACGGTACGCGACAAAACCGCCGCTACGGCAGCAGCAGCCGTCGCTGCTGCGGAGAAATTGCCCGAAGAGCGCAAGATGCGGCTGACGGTGCTCGACAACGACACGGGAAAGACCGTAGTGAGTCTTCCGCTGGTGGACTATGCGCTGCTGGTCAAGGGCGAATACCGCCGCAATATGGACGATCAGGAGTTTCTCGACCGGATGGATGAATACAATCTGGTATTCGTGCTCGACCAGAATCACCATTGGGTCAGCATGAGCATCAACATCCATTCGTGGAAACTGGTTTGGCAGAATACGAATATCTGA
- a CDS encoding Mfa1 family fimbria major subunit (Members of this family are fimbrial shaft proteins (major subunit proteins), found in the Bacteriodetes. The family is named for Mfa1 from Porphyromonas gingivalis, and is related to but distinct from the family of FimA from the species.) has product MNRIFWGTLVCAALCACSKDHPADNGKPVFLGDEAYLNVNIADASSLTRATSGDSDFESSKDEHNVTDADFYFYDDNGVFVTQAKAWNNGEENPTPNENIEYFGNSIIVLKGLTQKNFPKYLVTVLNAPTGFEPGITLEEMQEKLSGGIQTTGKDFIMSTSSYVHADGRHFVTEVEEKYFKPEPVPDPLPEEVVQIYVERLAVKVTVKVDETQLKPVEGHPDTYTLRTTVAGNPNEGTEIGATDLYVKFLGWGLNATTKDSRMMKKIDATSWSDTKLGFKWNISELFRSYWGESYNYGKTDGAYGTAEAKYVNYIPVAQATIAMGASGYCAENTNSSAIVSDNNPSAITSVLLQAQLMADPDGTGELNLIRYNGLLYKESQYLDHVLDVLQKKGDLNVYYESAENTLTQIDKEYVELASNGDGTVYVKMKTTDTPLYKQITNESGDPDKEEITDMTDVNKTLKDFNAGTPATAYRGGLMYYNIRIEHLNNSAETTEEGKTVIPEAKYGVVRNHHYVVTINSLSKPGTGVFSPDEVIIPSEDPNKETYYVGAKINVLSWKIVNQNVPL; this is encoded by the coding sequence ATGAACAGAATTTTTTGGGGAACACTCGTATGCGCAGCGCTTTGCGCTTGTTCCAAAGACCATCCCGCAGACAACGGGAAACCCGTTTTCCTGGGGGACGAAGCCTATCTGAACGTGAACATCGCAGATGCCAGCTCCCTGACGCGCGCCACTTCGGGCGACTCCGATTTCGAATCCAGCAAAGACGAGCACAACGTTACCGACGCCGATTTCTATTTCTACGACGATAACGGCGTGTTCGTCACGCAGGCGAAAGCATGGAACAATGGAGAGGAGAATCCCACCCCCAATGAAAACATCGAATATTTCGGCAATTCGATCATAGTGCTGAAAGGACTCACGCAGAAAAACTTCCCGAAGTATCTGGTAACCGTGCTCAACGCCCCCACCGGATTCGAGCCCGGGATTACCTTGGAGGAGATGCAGGAGAAGCTGTCGGGAGGCATCCAAACCACCGGGAAGGACTTCATCATGAGCACGTCGAGCTACGTGCATGCAGACGGCAGACACTTCGTTACGGAAGTCGAAGAGAAATATTTCAAGCCCGAACCCGTGCCCGATCCGCTGCCCGAGGAGGTCGTGCAGATCTATGTCGAGCGTCTGGCCGTGAAGGTTACGGTAAAAGTTGACGAGACGCAGCTGAAACCGGTGGAGGGCCATCCCGATACCTACACGCTCAGAACGACCGTCGCCGGCAATCCCAACGAAGGAACCGAAATCGGTGCGACCGATCTGTATGTCAAATTCTTGGGCTGGGGCCTGAATGCCACGACGAAAGATTCCCGCATGATGAAGAAAATCGACGCAACGTCGTGGTCGGACACGAAACTCGGATTCAAATGGAACATCTCCGAACTCTTCCGCAGCTACTGGGGCGAGTCGTACAACTACGGCAAGACGGACGGCGCTTACGGAACCGCCGAAGCCAAATACGTGAACTACATCCCGGTGGCTCAGGCCACCATCGCAATGGGCGCCTCCGGCTACTGCGCCGAGAACACCAATTCGTCCGCAATCGTATCGGACAACAATCCTTCGGCGATCACGAGCGTCCTGCTCCAAGCGCAGCTCATGGCCGATCCGGACGGAACGGGCGAACTGAATCTGATCCGTTACAACGGCCTGCTCTACAAAGAAAGCCAGTATCTGGACCACGTACTCGACGTGCTCCAAAAGAAAGGGGACTTGAACGTCTATTACGAGTCGGCCGAAAATACCCTGACGCAGATCGACAAAGAGTACGTCGAACTGGCATCCAACGGCGACGGAACGGTCTACGTGAAAATGAAAACGACCGACACGCCCCTGTACAAACAGATAACGAACGAAAGCGGCGACCCGGACAAGGAGGAGATCACCGATATGACGGATGTGAACAAGACGCTGAAAGACTTCAACGCCGGCACGCCGGCAACCGCCTATCGCGGCGGTCTGATGTACTACAACATCCGCATCGAGCACCTGAACAACAGCGCCGAGACCACCGAAGAGGGCAAGACGGTCATTCCCGAGGCCAAATACGGCGTCGTGCGCAACCACCATTACGTAGTGACCATCAACAGCCTGAGCAAACCGGGCACGGGCGTATTCAGTCCGGACGAAGTGATCATTCCGAGCGAAGATCCCAACAAGGAGACCTATTACGTGGGCGCGAAGATCAACGTGCTTTCGTGGAAGATCGTCAACCAGAACGTACCCCTGTAA